Proteins from one Podospora pseudocomata strain CBS 415.72m chromosome 4, whole genome shotgun sequence genomic window:
- a CDS encoding hypothetical protein (EggNog:ENOG503PQSB) has product MAQTSSTGEADTFDSICITGLHEHSHGGLASGLLEHFVSPVSIDLGGPHTISTALASKLLEIGLDELDALVKIKRHIVHVDWRYETPNPKFTTRHLVIAGSSPMIAFAGGTQWFENVARTSVFRGEQETMPIPDYLRDPAWITPLTSRKPSLNTGPQLGNLSGLQHTCRQEPNRWARARSPPELPDTSRTVSPDPEDDQLSNCSDPASTKSAFSEATAPSIYTPAPSRQNSSSLADINGAWMDCQIQQQFQSEAFQQQRKQAEDLYMRTGDVSGLIGVIKTASQFSQSGSSTGAFGP; this is encoded by the exons ATGGCGCAAACGTCTTCGACCGGTGAAGCTGATACTTTT GACTCAATCTGCATTACTGGGCTTCACGAACATTCACATGGTGGCCTAGCTTCCGGATTGTTAGAGCACTTCGTGTCTCCTGTATCTATCGACCTAGGAGGACCGCACACTATCTCTACTGCTCTGGCATCCAAACTCCTCGAAATCGGCCTCGACGAACTAGACGCCTTGGTAAAGATTAAGAGACACATTGTTCATGTTGACTGGAGATACGAAACTCCAAATCCCAAATTTACAACGAGGCACCTTGTCATCGCAGGATCATCTCCCATGATCGCATTCGCTGGCGGGACACAATGGTTTGAGAACGTTGCCAGAACGTCAGTCTTTCGAGGTGAACAGGAGACAATGCCTATTCCGGATTATCTACGGGATCCAGCATGGATTACACCTCTGACCTCACGGAAACCCTCCTTGAATACTGGACCCCAACTTGGAAACCTCAGCGGCTTGCAACACACATGCCGGCAAGAGCCAAATCGATGGGCCAGAGCTCGTTCTCCCCCAGAACTTCCAGACACCTCTCGGACAGTATCCCCGGACCCAGAAGATGACCAGCTATCCAACTGCTCAGACCCAGCTTCAACTAAGAGCGCATTCTCCGAGGCTACAGCCCCCAGCATCTACACCCCCGCGCCATCTAGGCAGAACTCTTCCAGCCTAGCCGATATCAATGGTGCCTGGATGGACTGCCAGATCCAACAGCAATTCCAAAGCGAAGCCTTTCAACAGCAAAGAAAACAGGCAGAAGACCTGTATATGCGCACCGGAGATGTCAGTGGCCTCATTGGCGTGATCAAGACAGCGAGCCAGTTCTCACAGAGTGGTTCATCCACTGGAGCTTTTGGGCCATAA
- a CDS encoding hypothetical protein (MEROPS:MER0033198; COG:T; EggNog:ENOG503NV5A), translating to MAVSYTLLYLFASFFSFVTCIPLKPGVSFQSQSSLPVLTLPYGSYRASSYRSSSDLYIFKNIRYAAPPVGELRWAKPAPPAQNSTHQDGSYGPKCIQSAPNGINVVGPGNKAPVGAVINQFLGGIPLPLFSGGSEDCLFLDVYVPGKALKNPTIKLPVVVWIYGGGFLFGSKDTMTPDLPFYDGGGMIGQSNNNMIFVAINYRVGAFGFLAGESMERDGLPNAGLHDQRAALQWVRDHIHLVGGDPTQVTAMGESAGASSILHHIVAEGGRLDPLFSRAILQSPAFQPIWDRAGKVEDTFQDFSTLAGCQGKGLACLRAADPTALIKANNALNLKQAPGTFAIGPTPDGKFIRQLPVLELALGKFWKLDSLILSHVADEASLFVGGSIQTDAQFSGFLGQLFPNDTLTAGVNDKIEEAYPPVKGTKKSKYATQTARMTEFTRDSCFTCHIRHLTESFGDSKVWNMQYSVFPGQHATDLIPTFFSTAYTSDTFLDDLAMFFVPVLGTLVAGISTAMQSYFASYITTGNPNMNRKILNLPPAIRWNHPVSGRGEQISGVLDVGGWGITTVSDDKNQKTPCDFWRGFAAAVTALGGYSPPGEVVPQNLVRAEGDVSRNYVGGNAGE from the exons ATGGCGGTCTCTTATACACTCCTTTACTTATTTGCATCTTTCTTCTCGTTTGTTACTTGCATTCCTTTGAAGCCTGGTGTTAGCTTTCAATCACAGTCCTCGCTACCGGTACTCACTTTACCATATGGATCGTATAGAGCCTCAAGTTATCGGTCATCAAGCGATTT GTACATCTTCAAGAACATCAGATATGCGGCCCCACCTGTCGGTGAGCTGAGATGGGCCAAACCAGCGCCCCCAGCACAGAATAGCACTCATCAGGATGGCAGTTATGGGCCAAAATGCATTCAGTCGGCTCCGAATGGTATCAATGTGGTCGGACCAGGCAACAAGGCGCCTGTCGGAGCTGTCATAAACCAGTT CCTTGGTGGAATCCCATTGCCACTCTTCTCAGGTGGAAGCGAAGATTGTCTATTCCTCGACGTTTATGTGCCTGGAAAGGCGCTCAAAAACCCGACCATCAAGTTACCCGTCGTTGTATGGATCTACGGAGGTGGCTTTCTCTTTGGCAGCAAGGACACGATGACGCCCGACTTACCGTTCTAcgatggaggagggatgatTGGGCAGTCAAATAACAACATGATCTTTGTCGCCATCAACTACCGCGTCGGTGCCTTCGGATTCTTGGCAGGGGAATCCATGGAAAGAGACGGGCTCCCAAACGCTGGATTGCACGATCAAAGGGCTGCTTTGCAGTGGGTAAGGGATCATATTCacttggttggtggtgatcctACCCAAGTCACTGCAATGGGCGAATCGGCGGGTGCGTCGTCGATACTTCACCACATTGTCGCGGAAGGGGGTCGCCTTGATCCTCTCTTCTCAAGGGCAATTCTGCAATCTCCAGCCTTCCAGCCGATATGGGACCGTGCTGGCAAAGTTGAAGATACATTTCAGGATTTTTCAACACTCGCTGGATGTCAAGGCAAAGGGCTGGCCTGTCTGCGAGCTGCTGACCCGACGGCGTTGATCAAGGCAAATAACGCGCTGAACTTGAAGCAGGCACCGGGTACTTTTGCAATTGGCCCAACACCGGATGGCAAGTTTATTCGCCAGTTGCCAGTGCTGGAGCTCGCCCTGGGAAAGTTTTGGAAGCTCGATTCCTTGATCCTGTCCCATGTTGCGGACGAGGCAAGTTTGTTTGTGGGCGGTTCCATTCAGACAGATGCGCAGTTCTCAGGCTTTCTGGGCCAGCTTTTTCCCAACGATACTCTGACGGCAGGTGTGAACGACAAGATTGAAGAAGCATACCCTCCTGTCAAAGGGACGAAGAAGTCAAAGTATGCCACACAGACAGCTAGGATGACGGAGTTTACAAGAGATAGTTGCTTTACGTGCCACATTAGGC ATCTGACAGAGTCCTTCGGCGATAGCAAAGTCTGGAACATGCAATACAGCGTCTTCCCTGGCCAGCACGCCACCGACCTGATAcccaccttcttcagcacAGCCTACACATCCGACAccttcctcgacgacctgGCCATGTTCTTTGTACCTGTCCTCGGCACCTTGGTGGCAGGCATCAGCACAGCGATGCAGAGTTATTTTGCGTCGTACATCACCACAGGGAATCCAAACATGAACAGAAAGATACTGAATCTTCCACCGGCTATACGTTGGAACCATCCTGTCAGCGGACGAGGCGAGCAAATCTCGGGCGTGCTGGATGTGGGTGGCTGGGGGATAACGACTGTCAGTGACGATAAGAATCAGAAAACGCCTTGTGATTTTTGGAGAGGATTTGCGGCGGCTGTGACGGCTTTGGGAGGGTACTCTCCTCCTGGGGAGGTTGTGCCGCAGAACCTTGTGAGGGCGGAGGGCGATGTGAGCCGGAACTATGTTGGTGGCAATGCTGGTGAATGA
- a CDS encoding hypothetical protein (EggNog:ENOG503NWAM; COG:S): MGINNPLPSSLSSECKKCGKILSSFIDPRQAFGPEKVIPPSVLANAKGLAILTVIKAGFLGSARFGSGLVVARLPDGSWSAPSAIATGGAGFGGQIGFELTDFVFILNDASAVKTFSQAGSLTLGGNVSIAAGPVGRNAEAAGAASLRSVAGIFSYSKTKGLFAGVSLEGSAIIERKDANAKLYGRQISARELLSGAERPPSQAYPLMSILNTRVFNGMAAGGSMDNRMYNDVPVYDDHEDPVVWGNKTGQAYGEGQSRNRDSVPAGSSGQGDYYAPPKRSSTWQDPVYDQEPRSFGQGSRSSTYADNSFGGATTGEKKAPPGRPAAPKPNYAGKEAMLKKNEAIALFTFEAVEPGDLGFKKGDVITVLKKTDNATDWW, encoded by the exons atgggAATCAACAATCCGCTCCCTTCGAGCTTATCCT cCGAATGCAAAAAGTGCGGCAAGATCCTCTCCTCGTTCATCGACCCTAGACAAGCCTTTGGACCCGAGAAGGTCATCCCGCCATCTGTCCTCGCCAACGCCAAG GGCCTCGCTATCCTTACTGTGATCAAAGCAGGCTTTCTCGGATCCGCCCGTTTCGGCTCcggcctcgtcgtcgcccgCCTCCCCGATGGCTCCTGGAGCGCCCCATCCGCAATCGCAACCGGCGgtgctggctttggtggccAGATCGGCTTCGAGCTGACAGATTTCGTCTTTATTCTCAATGACGCCAGCGCTGTCAAGACCTTCTCCCAGGCTGGCTCCCTCACACTCGGCGGCAATGTGTCAATAGCTGCTGGTCCTGTAGGCAGGAACGCAGAAGCTGCCGGCGCTGCCTCGCTGAGAAGTGTGGCCGGTATCTTCAGCTACTCCAAGACAAAGGGATTATTCGCCGGTGTCTCCCTCGAAGGCTCAGCCATTATCGAGCGCAAGGACGCCAATGCTAAGCTCTACGGCCGACAGATCTCGGCGAGGGAACTCCTGTCTGGAGCCGAGCGCCCACCGTCGCAGGCTTATCCCCTGATGAGCATCCTCAACACTCGAGTTTTCAACGGTATGGCGGCCGGTGGATCGATGGACAACAGAATGTACAACGACGTACCGGTGTATGACGACCACGAAGACCCGGTTGTCTGGGGTAACAAGACTGGCCAAGCTTATGGGGAGGGGCAGTCGAGGAACCGGGACAGTGTGCCGGCGGGGAGCAGTGGACAGGGAGATTACTATGCGCCACCCAAGAGATCTTCCACGTGGCAGGATCCGGTTTATGATCAGGAGCCCAGATCGTTTGGGCaggggtcgaggtcgagcACGTATGCGGATAATTCTTTTGGTGGAGCCACGacaggagagaagaaggctcCGCCTGGACGGCCGGCGGCGCCGAAGCCGAACTACGCCGGTAAGGAAGccatgttgaagaagaatGAGGCTATTGCGCTGTTTACCTTTGAGGCGGTGGAGCCGGGCGATTTGGGATTCAAGAAGGGGGATGTGATTACTGTCTTGAAGAAGACGGATAATGCTACGGATTGGTGGTAA
- a CDS encoding hypothetical protein (EggNog:ENOG503P57M; COG:S), whose amino-acid sequence MSESYERERQNNARLDELSAKVSALRGVTIDIYDHARNHELIDSSTETFSSMGTQLKGSAGRLGRMAASGNKVAILKLSGILIGAFLVLYYLWRLMF is encoded by the exons ATGTCCGAATCCTACGAACGCGAACGCCAAAACAACGCCCGCCTCGACGAGCTCTCCGCCAAAGTCTCCGCCCTCCGCGGCGTAACAATCGACATCTATGACCACGCCCGCAACCATGAGCTCATCGACTCCAGC ACCGAAACCTTCTCCTCAATGGGCACCCAACTCAAGGGCTCAGCCGGCAGACTAGGCCGCATGGCTGCCAGCGGGAACAAAGTCGCCATTCTCAAACTGTCAGGGATATTGATCGGCGCGTTTCTGGTGCTGTATTACCtctggaggttgatgttctGA
- the AGE2 gene encoding ARF GAP with effector function(s) (COG:T; EggNog:ENOG503NZDI) encodes MSRRPANPGADRALQNQQTIKSLLKLEANKVCADCKRNKHPRWASWNLGVFVCIRCSGIHRGMGTHISRVKSVDLDSWTDEQLQSVLNWGNARANKYWEAKLAPGHVPSEAKIENFIRTKYELKRWVMDGPMPDPATLDADGDDDVPLSVVKEKQNIERRESTRKSSIGQSSAPRRVAPPQEDLIGGGLASVPPPRASTAGPTASKVPPKADPAPPKATNTKDSLLGLDFLGSETAAPPRPASTTGTPSAGGQSRPDLKQSILSLYAAAPRPQPQAPQQPVSHASSGSFSGLGSPTGMSQTQGSFGGLNDAFSNLSFGNSTASKPAQVDAFSSLGSFSSPRPAAQTTSSSSAFSGLSGGSFFDSKPAASTHQSKSSIGGLSGWGSVSSPAAAPKPAAAPASAALGDLFDFSSPAPSQPSPAPKPAVSSPPMTSSSVFNLSQPKPAPAPAPAPVATSNTLGSFGGSGFSGADVWGGNAWASDEPAKPEPPKATTSTSNDFGWGSFSSQPIVPSASGGFAPAPKVTADEEFGGWTSGTTSTSTSKPAVPGGDSDLFNNVWQ; translated from the exons ATGTCTCGACGGCCGGCAAATCCTGGAGCCGATCGGGCACTCCAAAACCAGCAAACCATCAAGAGCCTTCTGAAATTGGAGGCCAATAAGGTGTGCGCTGACTGCAAGCGCAACAAAC ATCCAAGATGGGCCAGTTGGAATCTGGGCGTCTTCGTATGCATCCGATGCTCGGGCATCCATCGTGGCATGGGTACGCACATCAGCCGTGTCAAGTCTGTCGACCTCGACTCCTGGACCGATGAACAACTACAGAGTGTATTGAACTGGGGAAATGCCCGCGCGAACAAATATTGGGAAGCAAAGTTGGCCCCTGGCCATGTGCCCAGCGAAGCGAAGATCGAGAACTTCATCCGCACCAAATACGAACTGAAGAGATGGGTAATGGACGGGCCGATGCCGGACCCTGCTACGTTGGATGCCGATGGCGATGACGATGTTCCCCTGAGCgtggtcaaggagaagcaaaATATTGAGCGGAGGGAATCGACTCGGAAGAGCTCTATCGGTCAGTCGTCGGCCCCAAGACGTGTCGCCCCACCACAAGAGGACTTGATCGGTGGTGGCCTTGCCTctgtaccaccaccgagagcTAGTACCGCCGGACCAACAGCGTCCAAGGTGCCTCCCAAAGCCGACCCTGCTCCTCCGAAGGCGACAAACACCAAGGATTCGCTGCTGGGTTTGGATTTCTTGGGCTCGGAAACTGCGGCGCCCCCTCGACCAGCCAGCACGACTGGCACACCAAGCGCTGGAGGCCAATCCCGACCAGACCTCAAGCAGTCGATTCTTTCACTGTATGCAGCCGCGCCACGACCTCAACCACAggctcctcaacaaccagtATCTCATGCCTCTTCGGGATCATTTAGCGGTCTGGGATCCCCGACAGGGATGTCACAGACTCAGGGTTCTTTTGGTGGGCTCAACGATGCCTTCAGCAACTTGAGCTTTGGAAACTCTACTGCTTCCAAGCCCGCCCAAGTCGATGCCTTCTCTAGTCTTGGAAGTTTCAGCTCCCCTCGCCCTGCGGCTCAGACAACCAGCAGCTCTTCGGCCTTCTCTGGTTTGAGCGGCGGCAGCTTCTTCGACTCCAAGCCAGCCGCATCAACTCATCAATCCAAGTCGTCCATCGGCGGGCTTTCTGGGTGGggctccgtctcctcccccgcgGCTGCTCCTAAACCGGCCGCCGCACCGGCCTCTGCTGCCCTTGGGGATCTCTTCGACTTTTCCTCGCCAGCACCTTCTCAGCCATCCCCCGCCCCTAAGCCTGCGGTGTCGTCTCCCCCAATGACCTCTTCTTCCGTATTCAATCTCAGCCAGCCAAAGCCCGCCCCAGCTCCCGCCCCCGCGCCAGTAGCCACCTCTAACACCCTTGGCTCTTTTGGCGGCAGCGGCTTCTCTGGTGCTGATGTCTGGGGTGGAAACGCCTGGGCTTCTGACGAGCCCGCCAAGCCAGAGCCCCCAAAGGcgacgacctcgacctcgaatGATTTTGGCTGgggctccttctccagccaACCCATCGTGCCCAGCGCATCAGGTGGTTTTGCCCCTGCTCCGAAGGTCACTGCGGACGAGGAGTTTGGCGGTTGGACAAGCGGCACCACTTCTACCAGCACATCCAAGCCGGCTGTGCCCGGTGGCGACAGTGACTTGTTCAACAATGTCTGGCAGTGA
- the MSRB2 gene encoding peptide-methionine (R)-S-oxide reductase family protein (COG:O; EggNog:ENOG503P2R6; BUSCO:EOG09264NEF), with translation MRSTLTRLFFTLSHLTRTSAPLRNTCSLRSGPPPLRSSMPVIPSFLASVFGTTAASNMSSSSSYPDQRTPDQWRAVLNKEQFRILREKGTEPPGSGKFDKHYPTTGVYTCAGCHAPLYKASHKFSSGCGWPAYYDSIPGAVTRHEDRAFGMLRTEIVCSNCGGHLGHVFKGEGFPTPTDERHCVNSISLSFSPDDEPVKKKEQEETKEREDKSKV, from the coding sequence ATGCGCTCAACACTCACCCGTCTattcttcaccctctcccacctaACCCGCACCTCTGCACCCCTTCGTAACACTTGCTCCCTCCGCTCCGGCCCTCCACCACTGAGATCCTCCATGCCCgtcatcccctccttcctcgccagcGTCTTCGGAacaaccgccgcctccaacatgtcgtcatcatcatcctacCCAGACCAACGAACACCAGACCAGTGGCGCGCAGTCCTAAACAAGGAACAATTCCGCATCCTCCGCGAAAAGGGCACCGAACCCCCCGGCTCCGGCAAGTTCGACAAGCACTACCCCACAACCGGAGTCTACACCTGCGCCGGCTGCCACGCCCCCCTTTACAAGGCCTCGCACAAGTTCTCCTCGGGCTGCGGCTGGCCCGCCTACTATGACTCCATCCCCGGAGCCGTCACCCGCCACGAGGACCGCGCCTTTGGCATGCTCCGCACCGAGATTGTCTGCAGCAACTGCGGCGGCCACCTCGGCCACGTCTTCAAGGGGGAAGGCTTCCCCACCCCTACTGACGAGCGTCACTGTGTGAACAGTATTAGTCTGAGTTTTAGTCCGGATGATGAGcctgtcaagaagaaggagcaggaggagacaAAAGAAAGGGAGGATAAGAGTAAGGTGTAA
- a CDS encoding hypothetical protein (EggNog:ENOG503PY6B) — protein MPAAKPTPQPRRPIRRFELQDVRFNGRSSFYKDPQLVLKPQLDLVPRRPVDGSRLRMPLWRNYLMIHVKDRAEELVKLDLADFRPSEEPTDNGAPEQFIRRAQHEPVLYVQYPSNTQDGFSILRATLKVASDFETVLKEFDDLGINVDCYQEELRQDQSYSWSQPYSHSQNVYYHPTPNAMSPPLPPRSSPYSSSNHSHPYSSSPPYSIAPNPPYHYPNAAPDQLTYQRSASQPVGYPSSYQSQGQWSPPVMPSPAATTTGIPGVLGAGIYKVSKLGSLSSSRSRSRKSQPSRGGHGSAPGKHLDDNHQTTQSPSSGISSPHPLPDSSYSVSVPRRLLQRVQTIISESESQETISQASTLTSDYEDPSSRPFGGLRIPEEEETGEASSQQTAITTVASTRPATSTAMVPAHPNTSTEIVPYRQAQQKHTPPDSGKINMQALLRISQIQQEGLVDATRLWEDMMEKGRNAIAGVDDPEEAFRVLSGFQEEFIRRWTRVVASTVREMRDVENKSAM, from the exons ATGCCTGCTGCGAAGCCCACGCCACAGCCTAGAAGACCAATACGCAGATTCGAATTGCAGGATGTCCGCTTTAATGGCAGATCAAGCTTCTATAAAGACCCGCAGCTTGTGCTGAAGCCGCAACTCGATCTTGTTCCTCGTAGACCAGTCGATGGCTCGCGACTTCGGATGCCTCTATGGCGAAATTACTTGATGATCCATGTTAAAGACAGGGCTGAGGAACTGGTCAAGCTCGACCTTGCAGACTTTCGTCCGTCGGAGGAGCCTACAGACAACGGTGCACCAGAGCAATTCATACGCCGCGCCCAACATGAACCTGTTCTTTATGTTCAATATCCTTCCAACACTCAAGAT GGATTCTCAATACTCAGAGCCACTCTCAAAGTTGCTTCGGACTTTGAGACTGTCTTGAAGGAATTTGATGATTTAGGGATAAATGTCGACTGTTATCAAGAGGAATTGCGGCAGGATCAGAGTTATTCTTGGAGCCAACCTTACAGCCATTCACAAAACGTCTACTACCACCCGACTCCAAACGCCATGTCTCCCCCACTGCCACCACGCAGCTCGCCATACAGCTCATCAAATCACTCACATCCTTACAGCTCAAGCCCACCATATTCAATTGCACCAAATCCACCATATCACTATCCCAACGCAGCACCAGATCAACTCACCTATCAACGATCTGCAAGTCAACCGGTGGGATATCCTAGTAGTTATCAATCTCAAGGACAGTGGTCGCCTCCAGTGATGCCATCcccggcagcaacaaccactgGAATCCCTGGAGTACTCGGAGCGGGCATATACAAGGTTAGCAAACTCGGGTCACTTTCGTCTTCTCGATCAAGGTCACGGAAAAGCCAACCCTCTCGAGGAGGGCACGGCTCTGCTCCTGGGAAACATCTCGACGATAaccaccaaacaacccaatcGCCTAGCAGTGGAATATCCAGCCCACATCCTCTTCCGGACTCTTCCTATTCTGTATCCGTGCCTAGGAGGCTTCTCCAGCGAGTGCAGACAATTATTAGTGAATCAGAGAGCCAAGAGACCATTTCGCAAGCGTCGACTCTTACGTCAGACTATGAAGACCCTTCGTCACGACCGTTTGGAGGTTTGAGAATaccagaggaggaagaaactGGAGAGGCATCTAGCCAACAGACCGCGATCACCACGGTGGCATCGACTAGGCCAGCCACGAGTACTGCAATGGTGCCTGCACATCCAAATACCTCGACAGAAATAGTTCCCTATAGGCAAGCACAACAAAAGCATACCCCTCCGGACTCGGGGAAAATCAACATGCAGGCACTGCTGCGCATCTCGCAGATACAACAGGAAGGGCTGGTTGATGCGACGAGGCTATGGGAGGATatgatggagaaggggaggaatgCGATTGCTGGGGTGGATGATCCGGAAGAGGCATTTAGAGTGTTGTCGGGCTTCCAGGAGGAGTTCATCAGAAGATGGACTAGGGTGGTTGCTTCGACagtgagggagatgagggatGTGGAGAATAAGAGCGCAATGTAA